The Vitis vinifera cultivar Pinot Noir 40024 chromosome 18, ASM3070453v1 region TTACCTCCCCATATCGGTTTCTTCCCTTCTTGGTTCAACTCAGCTGGCCTTCACTGCAATTTTCGCTTTTATTGTGGTGAAGCATAAGTTCACACATTACTCGGTAAATGCAGTGGTGTTAATGACCTTCGGATCAATCGTTCTTGGGCTTCACATGAATGGAGATCGCCCGAGTGGGGTGTCTGATGGGAAGTATTTGCTGGGTTTTTTAATGACCCTCGGCGCTGCTGCCCTTCATGGGTTCATTATGCCAGCACTGGAGTATACTCACTTGAAGGCCGGTATGCCCATCACCTTTGATCTTGTCATGCAGATTCAGTTCCTTATCTCCATGTTTGCCACTCTGTTTTGCACCATCCCCATGGTCATCAACAAGGACTTTCAGGTACTTGAAATCACCTGTATTTAAATCCCTCACTGGCCGTCTCGAGCACAATATATGACACACAACCTTCCAAAACTCTACATCAACTCAGGGGGAGGTCCATTAAGTAATACCAATGATCTTCCAGAAGCTCCACAGTTGGAAATCCATTGaatctaaagaaaatatttctttagaATGTTTACTCATCTCAACTATGCCCAATCCCCAAAATTCTGCAGCTTCTATTGTCGTGTAACTTATAAAACATACCTGTTGGTGTTGTTTTCACATGAGGAAACCATCCTGGTCAAAAATCACTTCCCAGACCATCTGCGTGGAGAATTTAGAAGTTGCTTccaaatgaatttgaaaatgaacTGATTTTCCATAGATTTTGTGTAGGCTGTTTCAAAAGAAGCAGCAGAATATGGTCTTGGAGAGACTAAGTATTACATGGTGAGTATTGGCAGCAGTAGCAATGCAGTTGCTGATCATAGGAAGTATTGGAGTGATCTTCTGCTCCACGTCCCTCCTGGGAGGTCTTGTGTCATCTCTTCTAGTTCCTGTCCAGCAGGTTTTTGCTGTACTTTTCTTGCACGAGAGATTCAATGCTGATAAGGGCATGGCTTTAGCCATGTGCCTGTGGGGTTTTGCCTCCTACTTCTATGGAGAATACAGATCAACCTACAAGAAAATTCCATCAAAACAAGAGTCAGAGGTAGAAATCATCTGAATTTATAACATTTCATGTGATTCAAATCAATTCAACACCGAATTCATTTGTCCATGCTTCTTTTACAATTTACATATATCACACTGTTGATTAATCTTTTTTCCAgttatgtgataattgatgtaGCACCGCGCAGGCATTTCAGGGTGTCAAAGTTTCCTCCTGTTCAATAACTAGAAAAACCCTTTTACATGCCTCATAAAGCCATTCAGATATTTCaagggaaaaaacaaacaaacaagagaGCTAGAACTCTGCTTTTTGAACGAGGGGGTccaactttatatatatatatataggtaaatAAGAGTTTGTATTAGAAATGCCTAGAAGTAGCGAAAAAGGTATACAGAAAGTATACAAACATCGTCATAGGAgctatgaaaaaagaaagacaaaaaaccttctatctagataaaaaaaaaaaccactttataaaatcaatcatgaacaaagaataatctTCTAAATACACTAAAACCTAATTCACAaaagtatacaaaaaaaaaaatgttttaaaacttGGTTGAACCATTCAATGTCATTGAAcactctttcatttcttttcttccataaGGTCCACATTAAGCAAAAGGGGGCAGCCCTCTAAGCCTTCTCCCTTCTTTTATTCACAAAAGCTTTATGTCAACCAATCAAATTCCTTTTAATTGGGAAGTACAAGACTCATTGTACACTaaatagagagaaaaacaaGCTTCATAGCACTGTAACCTTTTTACAAAATAGGATTAGGTGATAACcgatttcctcttttttttttacacaagtAACACATATTCGACGTATTCCTCTTCTCAAGGGCATTGTCCAACTTGAGAAGTACTTTTTCTGCTTCTTGATGTTACATTCGTGATAATTAGAATCCCACTTGTCGTAAGTGGAAAAATGAGTAAGAAAATTATCCTAAAATGACTAGGTAGAAGTGGCTAAAACCAAAAAGACGAACACAACATCTCAATTGGCAACCAAGCTAGCCATGCCTATGGCTTACATGTACAACTTTACAGGCATTGGCCCTTGGCTAGGTAGCTATTTAGCCATTACGAGGGAACCAATTAGCAACTAACTAGGGTAGATTCTTGAGCCTAATGCCTTGTACTGACTAGGCATGGCAGCTAAGTCTGACACGCTAGGCCGACCACTTCAGCCCAACGAGATAACCGTCATAATTAGATAGGATGGTTATGACTAACTCCCAATGTTTGCCACCTATCTGAATAAATGAGTAGATTCTATAACATCCCGCACTTCCCACAATAATGTCACTGTGTCTGATATGATTATCCCTTTATATATGATATACACCATACAATCATGTTAGATTAATTTCATTAATCTCTATTAAGGTTTTGACTAAATATACATAATTgtcattgatttgaaattttattaaatatttatcataGTTTGAGTGAAAAGGAAAGtgggtaaaaataataaatgaaaatgatagaaaaaatattttataaaattttaaattaataaaaattatgtatatttaGTCAAAACCTTAATAGagacaaatgaaattaaatcgAATTATGTTAGAAATGCCACCAATCTTATATGAACAATCCAAGTACTCTTCCTAAACTATCCACCTAAGATGCCAAATAAGAgacaaaaataggaaagaagGTAACTTTGATATATCCTTTAAGAATTCCCTAGTTTTCCATTCTCTCTTTTCTGCTCCCTAAAAACTAATTTGAACATTGGGAAAGAATTTTCAAGACCCCCTTGGATCTTCCTTGCTTTGTAGGTCATTCTTTAGTGCTTTAAGAAATTGCCCAAGTTTGGATTTGCTCAATTAGCTCGTGTTAAAACTTTCCCGATCATTATTTTGCCAACAAGTACCTCCGCTTATTCAATCCCCTCTCCTCCACTAGATCTTTCAAAGTCATTCATGAGTGATGACCTCTTCCCATTCTTTTCCCTTTCATACACTTCTTTTATAAAGTGACACTCCATCCTCTTTGTTAATGCcctattttataaaattcaaattataatgTATTACATGTGTAATATATATCATGCTAACTTCATGTACTCATCAACTATAAGATATCACATGTCTTGCTACATAATAATACATGTTCAATACCACTTTTCATTAACATAACATGTTAAACATTTCACTCTTGATCTCAATGTGTTGATAGATCTATGTTTTGCTTATATAGCTTCTATGTCATAATATTATGTTCACTAATTATAAAGGCTTATCTTCAAATATGTTATTAGGTAATCTAGATGTTTGTGAGATACCAATACATGCTCATGAAAAATGCCAAGGGATTTCTCATATTATACTTTTTGGTGAATGTGATACTAAGAGAGTTGATTGTACCATCCCTTACCAAAGAGATACTTATGGCTAGATGAGCCATATCTCATGGATGGTGTCACCCTTAACACCTCATCTTGCTGTTAATACGTTTACTCGAATTTGAAGCATTGTTAGAAGGTTCAAAATAGACTTGATGCATCTAAAGGGTAGAAATATTTTTCCACCATTTAGCATTTTGAGACCAGTTTAAAGATCGTTTTATGGTTAGAAGTTCATTGAGCTGAGGATTAACATGCAATGAACCGAATCTCGATCAGAACGAAAGGGATAAAACCACTGTGTCTTTATTACACAGGCTATTTTCAAAAGCTTTAGTATTATCAATGATACATTTACTTGATATCTACTATTTTGGAATACTATAAAAAGATTCAATTTATCGTCAAACTAAATAAGAAATATTCCTCTGTACACCTTATTTCACTATCACTCTCTAGTCCTTTCACGTCTCTGACTCTGCTCTACTCTCACCTTAGGTTATTGACTCGGGATTACAAGAACCTACACAAACACCCTTAAATGCGGCGCCAACATTCTTTTGAAAATGCCTTGTATACCCAAAGTTGAACGGGGCTTTCCTCTGGATTTTTACCTATCAATCTTATCCAATTTGAGTCATCAATTCGTTGTTTTTTTCCgccaattaattaataaaatctcTTTCTTCCTCGATGATGTTTGCATAGAGAATTGAATACtggagaaaataaataaataaataagaagttATGGTAGAAACTTCCCCCTGTTTTCCTGTGAAAAGATGGGACAAATATTAAACCGTGGTTTAGCCGAAACTAGTTCTGGCTGCCCTCTGCCACTAGACTATAGTTCGCTAACAACGGCAAAAATTACAACATATACCTCGTCTCCCCTGTATGATTGTGGGTCATGACTGATGAGACTTGGCGGAGCAATTCAGATATGAGTCATATGACATTCTTTTCTTTCCCCTATGGGATCCTACAATTGACCCAAAAGCGAAGATGCAGCATGGAAGCGGGTCATGGCCCCTTCATCCATTCTTAAACATGATGACATGGAAAAGTTTTCTCAAATACCCTGGGTTTCATGAATCGGGGTTTTTGGTTGGTGGGGGGCGGCTGGCTTCATAGGAAGCCCAGAATAGCAATaaattggggaaaaaaaaaaatcagatccATGAGACAGTTCATGttacaattataaaatattccaCATAATTCCCCAAGCAGAAACAATTTGGACTTATTTAGCTTCGTTACACACAAGGAACATGTAAGCAGACAAACGGATTCCTCCAACTTAACAAAAATCTGATAATCGATGCCTCTGACCATGGACGCACTGCCTCAGCAAGGTGGAATATGTTCgtataaattgtttaaaatgaacACGCAAAATCATCGCCACTTTCTATATCTTTTGATTTGTATAAATTGTTTACAATGGACACACAAAATCACCACTAGTTTCTATATCTTCATCAGCGTCAATGTCATCAAGATCCATGCTGCCTTCCATAAAAGGCCCACCCGCCTTGCGCACTCCGGTAGTTTTCCTTGCCTCTTGTATTATGGATAGTATCTCTTCTACACTTTGGGATGGGTTATTTACATCATTTTTCTGCCAGCTTCCTCCATCCATCATTTCTATAGGCAAGTTCTTTAAGAACCACGGATGTGTCTTAATTTCCGGGATTGTTATTCTCTGCAAAGATACAAATAGGAACACAACAAGAACATCAGAGGTTCGGATCCAGATTCAACATCGCATTTACTGTGCAAAGAGAGAAtggaaaaaagataaaaaaaaagagaaaaaaagaaaaaaggctaACGCTAGGGCAATTGCATTGGCTAActagaagaaaaaagaattcaaattacTTGTCAACTAAGAGCTCTGCATGAAATACCTCTAATTTTATTGACACTTATATGGTCTATGTTACCCCATTCAAGAAGATTTCAAATCTAATGGTTATTAGAAGTGAACCAGACCCCTATTAATTGGTTCTTAAGAGTTCTTAATATGAACAAAGTTTGGGTGAGCCAGGCTATCATCAACAAGAAGCACATTACCTTATCTGGGTTTGCCACAAAAACTCGAGATAGCAGATGTCTACACTCAATGGACACTCTGACGTAATCTGGAATTGAGTAGTGGACGCTAAGTATTCTCTGTCATGAGCAGAAAaatcatgattaaaaataagaaaaccaaCGTATAATCAACACGAGcttgctttgttttttgtttctttttgggcggatttttttttcttaggagGAGATGGTGGGGGAGGGGGAGGATGTTGGTACTATACTCACACCAATTGTCTTCCTGAAGTTTCTGGGATCATCAGGATCTTCAAAGGGATACGCCCCAACCAGCATCACATATAAAGTGACCCCACAGGACCAAACATCTGAGAGCTACAGTTCTTAAGGATTAGATATGGATAAATAAGTGGTAAGGCAAACACAGCGGGCAAAAGAGAGAAATTGGTTTCACCTTCCCATCATATTCTTTTCTAGACAGGACCTCAGGTGCAATGTAGGCTGGTGTTCCAACAGTAGATTTTGGTTGAGAGTGCAACACAGATGACTACACAAAAGACAGCCACTATTCAGAGTTTCATCAAATAACAGCAGCAACTAGAAAATATTCATGATCTGGTTCTGCCTCATTAGCACAACAATTACCTTTGAGTATCCAAAATCACATATTTTGACACGTGGTGCTGTACTTCCATCTAAGAGTGTATTTTCCAGCTTAAGATCTCTATGACAAATTCGCTGCAAGTATTACATAAACCTCTTTAAAACCAGTCAGCTTGAGGACCCTGAAATAACTATTTACAATAGAAATTTACAACACATAAACaagaaaagattaaaataatacCATTGAATGGCAGTAACTGACTCCAGATATCAGTTGTTGGAAGAAAAATCTTGCCTGATGCAAATTAACAGAAACAGCAAAGTGGTAAGACTTAAACTAAATTCTTCATCAATAACTATATAGATACAATCATACAAGCATAGAGCTTTGGAGGAATCCAtcctttcataattttcaagGAATGCGTAATGGAGATAATGATGCCACGGATGCACAAGAAAAACTACCctaaaaaaagggtaaaattgTCGCATGGAATTTCTCATCCATAATGGTCCCTCTCAGAACGTTTATATTCGGCTGCTTATAAATGTCATCCATGGCAATGTCTTATACACCCTACTTTTTGTTACTACAGATGCTCCAATCTATCCATACCCTTGTAAAAGAGGCCTATCATTTGGAGAGAAACAATCTAATAATCTTAATACCTTAACCACTAATCAGTCAGAATGAACTGCACTTTCATGATCAAGAAAGCAATATGGTAAAACCACCACACCTAAATAAGTTTTGAATTTGGCCCAGGTATATGTTAGCCAACAACTAGGGGTTTTGATTGAAGTATTTGTCCCAGGAGTTGGAAATAATATGAGATTGAAGCCATTTCCATTTGTTCTTGCAGTACTTGGGCACAAATTCCATCTATTAAACTGAAGCAATCATTTCCACCTCCAGCCCACCAGGAAAGGAAGCAAAGATATTGCAAAGCTGGGTTCATCACAGGAACTTGTAAATTTGTAAGTATTCTTGAAGTTTTAAAGCTAACCCGATAAcacaaaatcattttaaaagcCACAGAAACAAATTGTGCAAGATACAGATGGAACATTTTCATTTCCATGGATGACCCAAACAACACTCACTACATAGTTAATGATTTTTTGCTTGAATTTTCCTCTTTTACTTTACCTCATCCTCACTGAATCTACCAGCATTGCATATCCTCCCAAAGAGTTCTCCTCCTGCAGCATACTCCATGACTATCGCTAGATGAGTTGGTGTCAGCAAGACCTGCAATGATAGCCACCCAAACTCTTAATCTGAATTAACAAAGATACACTGGTAAATTTCCAACCCTTTTAGTTTCTCTTAATGGGAGTTGAGCTCATACAAATAAAGGAGGAACAACAACATTCTACTAACTTAAGCATGAAAGGCTATGTGGGCATTAGCAAATGCCTTGTCATATTTTGATAATCTAGAATGGAAACTGAAGCTTTATTTTGGGTTTGGTTTTCAAATTAAGCAAGAAACTGGATCAGCTGGTAACAGCATTCCTCACagtatacaaaacaaaataagtttGTCTTCAAGtatcatttttcttcagatttcttAGTCTAATCGCAAAAGGTATATCCTTGAAGAACACATTCATTTCTAGTGGAAATAGACTCAGAGTTACTGATTTAGAAatttgtaaaaacaaaaaatcaccTGAATGGTCGAAAGAAGGATTTTCCAATGActagttttataaaaaaatattgttaaaaaaaaaaaaaaaacagagcccTGAAAACAAGGACAGGCATCTCCtaatgagagaaaatataatTCTCTCGTGAGGGATCTCAAGATTCTCAACCatagaaataaataacaagTCTAAAACCCGAACAAAACCTCTCACCATTGAGCATTAAGTATTCGTCCCTCCTGCATAGAATGTTCATACCACATTGAAGGAAACTAGCATTTATACTAACCATCTAAATCCCCAACAAAACACTCATACAACATAAAGAACTTTAAATACAAACCTCCTTGAATCTAACTATATTGGGATGCATCAATGATCTATGGTTCATAATTTCCCTTTGCACATGTTCATCAATCTGCAACACAAAACAACCTCTATATCTGTAATAAGATCAAAGACTGAAAGCAAGAACATTATCCTTTTTTATACAAAATCAGCTTTAAAAATCCCAACCAAGAATTTAAAAGCCCGGATGAAAAAGAAAGTGTAATCACATCTGACACATcaaatttccttaaaaaaaaaaaaaaaaaaaaagaattagaagaaaggaaaaaagaaacggtCAACCCTGTACCTTCTGGCCTCTCTCAATAAACTTAACAGCAAAGAGTTCTCTAGTGCGCTTATCCGAAACAAGCCTGGCAACCCCGAAATTCCCAGATCCAATATCTTTAATAATCTCGTAACGCTCCATAGCTTTAGATCATCAAACTACAAAATCCGAAGAGTCTAGCTAtatatttccaattttttcCTCTCCCCTCTCTATCGTCTCAGTTCTTCGTCAAAGAAAGGGGCATGGATTTCTAAGCTGTTGGAGTAAAGGCAACTTGTAGTTTTGAGTTTATCCCGTCCTTGATGAAGTACAAACCCCCATTGTATCGGTCGGGCAGCCTTCAATTGTATTTTACGCTGTGAGCATGGTGACCGGAGAAACGTGTAGAAAAACGTGGAGAGACCTGGAATTTGCAGCTGACAATGACATGGTTTTGTTAGTATCAGGCGGTGTGCAGCATGCGGATACCCTTGTTTTCCATGGCCATGAGGGAACGGCTGGCGGTCCTAGATTTGCCACGTCCCTACGGCACCCGCTGAATTTTCCTTCCTTAAAACCCTTGCAGCACGTCAACTACACGTCATCGATATGTTACATGATATACATGTTCTGTTAATCTTATGATTCTGACACATCATCTTATTCGATGATCCACCTCAACCCTATAtccttttcaatttgtttttggtAAATAGACGgattagataatttttttcaataataataataattaaataactaaagcTATTCAATTAAGTAAAATTGGCATAATACAATTTCAACCATTAAACAGTTTTTTGGCCCCCTTCTCACAATAGGACAAATTTTAAAGAAGAGAAGGCGTGCCATGGTCGCAAGGTGCCACTACGAGATACAGAGGCGACCAACCGAACAATTGAAAAACCATGTGTAATGACTGGGGTTGGTTGCAAGTTGCTGCTACTAGACAAAGGGGAGACAGCTTGGTAAGACCCACATATTGATGGGTCATGACTGTGCAGTAAATATTTGCGactttggaagaaaaaaaaatctaaattatataatttgtttATGAATATGGTTGGCAATGAACGGTATACATATAAACCTGattgtaacatttttttttcaccatatgAAAGGGTAGCTGCTGAGATTGTAATTTCTGAATCTGTTAAATCAATCTCAGAGGATCCTGTATTGctataaatatatacatatacaccCGACAGAATAAGCTGAACGTTCTATGaacaagtcatgagctcatcCCCAGCAGCGACAACGGAAGGGCCAAGATATGGTGCTCTAGTGACCACTAGATCATCTGGCAAATCTCTTTCCTCAAGTATGACGTAACCTGCGCCACAAATATTGAAGCAGCAAAATCAAAATCCATCTCAAGATCAGGTAAGCATCATATCTCATTACTTTTTACTCACCAGGAAGCGTTGGAATTGGCATGTCATTAAAGTAAGTGGAAGGCCTTCCAAACTCCTCACTGTATGGCGGAGCCAACACATCCAAGATGGCACAAGGAGTGAGTGCTGTGAAGGAATGAATGTTTCCACCGCTCCTTGGGAATAAGATGGATGGCTCGCGTGGTGCGTTGAAGATGCTGTTTGTCACAATTCCAGCTAGTCCAACTGCACCCACCAATTCCATAATAAAATCTCCACGTTCCCATAGGATTTGACAACGGGAAAATGAAAGTCGCTATTCGATAGTCAAAAAATGCAATTGATGTTGCTTAATTTGAATATCCTTTCCATACTTATGTATAGATGATGTTTCAGCTGTGAGTTGCATATTCTACCTC contains the following coding sequences:
- the LOC100232851 gene encoding serine/threonine-protein kinase SAPK2; translated protein: MERYEIIKDIGSGNFGVARLVSDKRTRELFAVKFIERGQKIDEHVQREIMNHRSLMHPNIVRFKEVLLTPTHLAIVMEYAAGGELFGRICNAGRFSEDEARFFFQQLISGVSYCHSMRICHRDLKLENTLLDGSTAPRVKICDFGYSKSSVLHSQPKSTVGTPAYIAPEVLSRKEYDGKLSDVWSCGVTLYVMLVGAYPFEDPDDPRNFRKTIGRILSVHYSIPDYVRVSIECRHLLSRVFVANPDKRITIPEIKTHPWFLKNLPIEMMDGGSWQKNDVNNPSQSVEEILSIIQEARKTTGVRKAGGPFMEGSMDLDDIDADEDIETSGDFVCPL